In Lathamus discolor isolate bLatDis1 chromosome 15, bLatDis1.hap1, whole genome shotgun sequence, the genomic stretch TGTTTTcatgcagctccagcacctcccGGGCAGGGGGGAGCACCCCAGccctctcccagcccagcacccatggggggCTGCCCCACTTGCCTGgggacctgctgctgccctggcacCCGGCTGACACAGACACTGGCAGGGCAGGCTCAGAAGCTCCAGGCCCAGGCAAGTGATGAGCACTGCAGTGGGGTTTGCattggggctgcagtggggtttGCATTGGGGTGCATTGGGGTTTGTATTGGGCTGTGGTGGGGTTTGTATTGGGGCTGCGGTGGGGTTTGCATTGGGGCTGTAGTGGGGTTTGCATTGGGATGTAGTGGGGTTTTCattggggctgcagtggggtttGCATTGGGATGTAGTGGGGTTTTCATTGGGGCTGCAATGTGGTTTGCattggggctgcagtggggtttGTATTGGGCTGTGGTGGGGTTTGCTTTGGGGCTGCGATGGGGTTTGCATTGGTGCTGCAATGGGGTTTGCTTTGGGGCTGCAATGGGGTTTGTattggggctgcagtggggtttGAATTGAGTTGCGGTGGGGTTTACATTGGGCTGCAGTGGGGTTTGCATTGGGGCTGCAATGGGGTTTGCATTGGGCTGCAATGGGGTTTGCattggggctgcagtggggtttgcactggggctgcagtggggtttTGTGCTGGCGCCTGTGATGGGGGCTGTGGTGTGGGGTTGCATTGGGGTGCTGCACTGATGTGCTGCGGTGGTGGGGTGCTGCATTGCAGGGCTGCAATAGGGGCTGCAGTGGTGGGTTGCCTGCAATGGAGTGCTGCTGTGTGCGGCtgcagcagcgctgctctcatccctttccctccctgcaggtGGATTCCTTCGAAGGCTGGATCCAAGCAGGAAAGCCCACACcgcaggagcagctccaggtaCATCACCCCCTTCCCAGCACCCGCGCTGGGGATGCACCCATGGAACAGGAGGGTGGCAGGGACCGAGCTTTCAGGCTGGGATGTTTCCTCCCTTGTGCCGCAGCGCTTTGGGAAGCTGAAGGAAGCACAGGATGCTCTGGAGCAGGCGTACCTGGGAGCGCGGCAGCACCTGGGGGCCTTGGGGGACTTTGACCCTGACCGGTGAGTGCTTGGTCCTCTCCCAGTGCTGTGGGTCCGGTGCCTCCCAGCACTGATGCTCCgtgtcctgcagtgctgtgggtcCGGTGCCTCCCAGCACTGATGCTCCatgtcctgcagtgctgtgggtcCGGTGCCTCCCAGCACTGATGCTCCgtgtcctgcagtgctgtgggtcCGGTGCCTCCCAGCACTGATGCTCCgtgtcctgcagtgctgtgggtcCGGTGCCTCCCAGCACTGATGCTCCgtgtcctgcagtgctgtgggtcCGGTGCCTCCCAGCACTGATGCTCCgtgtcctgcagtgctgtgggtcCGGTGCCTCCCAGCACTGATGCTCCatgtcctgcagtgctgtgggtcCGGTGCCTCCCAGCACTGATGCTCTgtgtcctgcagtgctgtgggtcCGGTGCCTCCCAGCACTGATGCTCTgtgtcctgcagtgctgtgggtcCGGTGCCTCCCAGCACTGATGCTCCatgtcctgcagtgctgtgggtcCGGTGCCTCCCAGCACTGATGCTCCgtgtcctgcagtgctgtgggtcCGGTGCCTCCCAGAACTGATGCTCTgtgtcctgcagtgctgtgggtcCGGTGCCTCCCAGCACTGATGCTCCatgtcctgcagtgctgtggaaaGGGAGATTTTCCACCTGGGATTGCGCCTGGAGGAGCTGAAGGAGCGGCTGGAGCCCGgggccaggcagcagctccccccCAAGCGCCTGGACCAGCCCCAAAcctccccagccccttccccgGCACCAGCCACCCACAGCCTGCAACCCGAGGTgagctgggcagggctgtgagGAGCAAAGCtgatggggtggggatggggtcATGCTTCTTGACCCCACCCATTTTGCTGTGCCCTACAGAGCCCCATGGCGATGGATGGACCCCAGGGGACAGTGGGGGACACTGAGGTGGTGACAGAGGGGTTGCCTCAGCCCCTCtggcacaagcagcagcaagtgGAGGAGGATTTTGGGGACCTGCTGGAGCAGTGAGTGTCCTGTCAGGGATGCGGGCGGTGAGCGGCTCCCCAGAACCACCAGCTCTTGCCTGCGGGTGTCCCCCCCCCAGGTACAAGCACTTCAAGTCCTTGCCGGAGTCGCTAAGCCTGCAGCTGAGCCTGGCAGAGAGCAGGTCGCAAGAGGAGGCAGATGGAGCTGCAGCACGGGATGGTGGCCTCAGCAAGGTCCCCTGCAGGACACGGTCACTGGAGGAGGGGTCTGACCTCGAGACCTCTCCCTTGTAAGTGCTGGGGGAGGCCAGGTCCCCCAGACAGGGCGAGTGGGAGGTTTTAGGTCAGGTTTGACATGGCTCGTTATTGATAGGCTTCAGAGTTAACAGCCAGGCTGCAGTGGGGCATTTCCCTACATCTGAGCTTGCTCTGCCCCATCGCTCCTGCTCTGTCCTCTCCCTGCAGGCACCctctggagaggagagcagtgCCACTGTCCCCTAGGGAGCCCCCGTGGCCGGGGGGGACACAGGGCCACCAGCCCCTCCCCACCACTGAGGAGCCACCATCTGCAGCCATGACCCGCCTGGGGCTCCCCAAGGCAGCCCAGGCACCCCTCTCCCACCAGGTGGGCAATGCTGGCCCCCAGCACCGACTCCACAAGGTGAGTCCCCGTGTGCTGGGGTACCCCCAGACCCTGCCAggggggtgctgtgggtgctcagCACCGATCCTGCCCTCCccttcctgcaggagcagcgCATTGTGTCACCAGAGACGGACAGCGGCTTCGTGGGCTCAGAGGCCAGCAGGGTGTCACCCCCTGTGCACACCCCCGAGCACCGGCCCCCCAGCACCAGGTGTGGCTCAGGGACCCCACTGTCactgggggggggttggggacATGGGCTGTTGGCTCTTGTGGGGGATTCGGGGTGCTGaaggggagcagggaagggatgctggggggggtggAGATGTGCAGGGTGGCCCATGGCTGGGGGACAAGCCATGGGGGCTGCCTCATGACCCGTTCCATCCCCAGGAACCCTGGCTCACTGGGACCTTCCATCCCCCTCCCTGCACCCCTCCATCCTCCATGGAAGAGAAAGGTGACACCACTTCCCTCCGAGACCACGGTGATGGGCACCACCGGAGGGACCTGCcggccccccagcaccccctcgCAGAGCAGCTCCCCCCAACACTGGACTCGGAGCCCTGGCAGCGAGGCAGGACGTGACCGTGGTGGTGTTGGAAGTGAGTAGGCAGTGTTTTGTGTCCCAAAGGATTGGGATCTGGGGGGCTCCTGCTCTGTGGTGTTCCCCCAGAAACCCCCTTGGGGTTCTGGCCTGAGGGTTCCTTCATCCTGCTGCTTGTTCTCCGTGGGCTCTTTGAGGGGGACACCCCAACACCACCAACCTCATCTCATGTTGttcctccttctccagctcaCACGGACTCGGAGGTGGAAGACAGGAGCTGTGCCAGCCCCGGTGACCACCCGGGCACCACCAGGGGCCCAGCCAgtcccccagcatcccccaaAACACCATCCCCAACCCCGCTGTCCCCGGACCCACCATCCCTCGACCTGGCTCACTGTGATCTGCTGGCCTCCCGCTTGGAGCGCGAGTGAGTGTCTGTGTACCCCCAAACCGAGCTGAACCCCCACCGCATGGTGCAGGGACCCCTCGAGGCAACGCCACCAAAGGCATCAGCATCTTCTGGAGATGCTTCTGTCCTTCTTGGAGAGCCTGGACCTCAATGGGGCTTGTGACCCGTGGGCTGGCTGAGAATGAACCCCCCCCCACTCAGACAAGCTCTAAGCTTGGTTTTGGGGAGCATCACAGCGTGTCCTggctggtggggatggggagcatggagctgctccccagcactgcttggCTGAAGATGCCCTTCAGGGTGGCCTCTGTCCCGCGGCAGCCAGGCCATCCGGGAGCTGCAGGATGAGGTGtggcggctgcggctgcggctggAGGAGAGCCTGCGGCACTCTCACAGCTATCCCAAGGGAAAAGCCACCCCGCGTGTCACCCTGGGCAGGAGGCAGCCGGTGACCAGTGCACCCTCGTCCCCCAAGGACACAGCACCCATGGGGTAGGTGGCTGAAGGGACCCTGGGTTGGGTGGGAGGGTGGCAACACCATAGCCTACGGGTGTGGGAAcacccccatcccatcccatcccatcccatcccatcccatcccatcccatcccatcccatcccatcccatcccatccctgctgtgACTATGGAGAGGTTGCGCTGGGGGTGGTGGGCTAGGGGGATGATGCCTACGGGGGTACTGTGGTGTCTGTGTGGTGACAGCAGCTCTGTCCCCTCCCCAGGGAGCTGAGACCCTCGGTGCGGGGCAGGGTGACCCCCAGGGTGGCCCCCACGAGGAGGGGGAGGTCGGTGTCACTGCCACGGGACAGGCCAGAGCTGGACCTCAGTAAGTGGGACCCCACCAGGGTGGGGACAGTGCCCCAATGGGAGCGTGGGGCTGGTGGGGCTGCAGGTCCTGGTGACCCCCTGGGACCTGGTAGATGTAGGGCACTGAATCCCATcct encodes the following:
- the AKNA gene encoding microtubule organization protein AKNA isoform X12 translates to MDTGAGCSGDDVTYIHGKDVPSLPRLGHAAAQVMVPQCPRAMASPAPWLHRTQTQLRRWQGEEEQQQQEEEEEEEDDGFQRQMDEYGVIGLGDDAGSPPWGNGEDLEERSPVQEGHWHPQQDLVEEDEDQGSSGGDEGPWGAESDGDPYPELSYEGQWGSGLSSSPEALRGPRALCQPHGCSTDGGDTSGLSDASPDPATPSQWGWGTAGDAAGGRRTPTQSILLHCSTEDRCDATSTKPVPSLAPTRAPQSTGEPPAPRGPKKAAPKVLPPRQSLGPWRQHGGSKKARNPSGMGTGYGRGQLNHPLPDLSKVEARVKVTRSYRPPRGRALPSAPGPSIGFKSPAEIVREVLLSSGEGVPPQPPPTAGLPHGFRSPEQATELVQQLQDDYHKLLTKYAEAENTIDRLRLGARVSLYSDPPQPSRSLAMGSVGSGSRVLTLSMAQARTAAFSTAAVSAPGAAPAPPGQGGAPQPSPSPAPMGGCPTCLGTCCCPGTRLTQTLAGQAQKLQAQVDSFEGWIQAGKPTPQEQLQRFGKLKEAQDALEQAYLGARQHLGALGDFDPDRAVEREIFHLGLRLEELKERLEPGARQQLPPKRLDQPQTSPAPSPAPATHSLQPESPMAMDGPQGTVGDTEVVTEGLPQPLWHKQQQVEEDFGDLLEQYKHFKSLPESLSLQLSLAESRSQEEADGAAARDGGLSKVPCRTRSLEEGSDLETSPLHPLERRAVPLSPREPPWPGGTQGHQPLPTTEEPPSAAMTRLGLPKAAQAPLSHQVGNAGPQHRLHKEQRIVSPETDSGFVGSEASRVSPPVHTPEHRPPSTRNPGSLGPSIPLPAPLHPPWKRKVTPLPSETTVMGTTGGTCRPPSTPSQSSSPQHWTRSPGSEAGRDRGGVGTHTDSEVEDRSCASPGDHPGTTRGPASPPASPKTPSPTPLSPDPPSLDLAHCDLLASRLERDQAIRELQDEVWRLRLRLEESLRHSHSYPKGKATPRVTLGRRQPVTSAPSSPKDTAPMGELRPSVRGRVTPRVAPTRRGRSVSLPRDRPELDLTSESDPSPTGPRVTPSQWKTPRSPPAAVTFQGQHTGTRYQAGVPRASTAPREEPRTPECPQCRRRRTLSATG
- the AKNA gene encoding microtubule organization protein AKNA isoform X13 — protein: MDTGAGCSGDDVTYIHGKDVPSLPRLGHAAAQVMVPQCPRAMASPAPWLHRTQTQLRRWQGEEEQQQQEEEEEEEDDGFQRQMDEYGVIGLGDDAGSPPWGNGEDLEERSPVQEGHWHPQQDLVEEDEDQGSSGGDEGPWGAESDGDPYPELSYEGQWGSGLSSSPEALRGPRALCQPHGCSTDGGDTSGLSDASPDPATPSQWGWGTAGDAAGGRRTPTQSILLHCSTEDRCDATSTKPVPSLAPTRAPQSTGEPPAPRGPKKAAPKVLPPRQSLGPWRQHGGSKKARNPSGMGTGYGRGQLNHPLPDLSKVEARVKVTRSYRPPRGRALPSAPGPSIGFKSPAEIVREVLLSSGEGVPPQPPPTAGLPHGFRSPEQATELVQQLQDDYHKLLTKYAEAENTIDRLRLGARVSLYSDPPQPSRSLAMGSVGSGSRVLTLSMAQARTAAFSTAAVSAPGAAPAPPGQGGAPQPSPSPAPMGGCPTCLGTCCCPGTRLTQTLAGQAQKLQAQVDSFEGWIQAGKPTPQEQLQRFGKLKEAQDALEQAYLGARQHLGALGDFDPDRAVEREIFHLGLRLEELKERLEPGARQQLPPKRLDQPQTSPAPSPAPATHSLQPESPMAMDGPQGTVGDTEVVTEGLPQPLWHKQQQVEEDFGDLLEQYKHFKSLPESLSLQLSLAESRSQEEADGAAARDGGLSKVPCRTRSLEEGSDLETSPLHPLERRAVPLSPREPPWPGGTQGHQPLPTTEEPPSAAMTRLGLPKAAQAPLSHQVGNAGPQHRLHKEQRIVSPETDSGFVGSEASRVSPPVHTPEHRPPSTRNPGSLGPSIPLPAPLHPPWKRKVTPLPSETTVMGTTGGTCRPPSTPSQSSSPQHWTRSPGSEAGRDRGGVGTHTDSEVEDRSCASPGDHPGTTRGPASPPASPKTPSPTPLSPDPPSLDLAHCDLLASRLERDQAIRELQDEVWRLRLRLEESLRHSHSYPKGKATPRVTLGRRQPVTSAPSSPKDTAPMGLRVGPLSHWTPGHPLPMEDPQEPPSCGDVPGTAHRDTVPGRGATSQHSTAGRATHPRVPPVPQEEDSIGRAGGRCC
- the AKNA gene encoding microtubule organization protein AKNA isoform X14, which translates into the protein MDTGAGCSGDDVTYIHGKDVPSLPRLGHAAAQVMVPQCPRAMASPAPWLHRTQTQLRRWQGEEEQQQQEEEEEEEDDGFQRQMDEYGVIGLGDDAGSPPWGNGEDLEERSPVQEGHWHPQQDLVEEDEDQGSSGGDEGPWGAESDGDPYPELSYEGQWGSGLSSSPEALRGPRALCQPHGCSTDGGDTSGLSDASPDPATPSQWGWGTAGDAAGGRRTPTQSILLHCSTEDRCDATSTKPVPSLAPTRAPQSTGEPPAPRGPKKAAPKVLPPRQSLGPWRQHGGSKKARNPSGMGTGYGRGQLNHPLPDLSKVEARVKVTRSYRPPRGRALPSAPGPSIGFKSPAEIVREVLLSSGEGVPPQPPPTAGLPHGFRSPEQATELVQQLQDDYHKLLTKYAEAENTIDRLRLGARVSLYSDPPQPSRSLAMGSVGSGSRVLTLSMAQARTAAFSTAAVSAPGAAPAPPGQGGAPQPSPSPAPMGGCPTCLGTCCCPGTRLTQTLAGQAQKLQAQVDSFEGWIQAGKPTPQEQLQRFGKLKEAQDALEQAYLGARQHLGALGDFDPDRAVEREIFHLGLRLEELKERLEPGARQQLPPKRLDQPQTSPAPSPAPATHSLQPESPMAMDGPQGTVGDTEVVTEGLPQPLWHKQQQVEEDFGDLLEQYKHFKSLPESLSLQLSLAESRSQEEADGAAARDGGLSKVPCRTRSLEEGSDLETSPLHPLERRAVPLSPREPPWPGGTQGHQPLPTTEEPPSAAMTRLGLPKAAQAPLSHQVGNAGPQHRLHKEQRIVSPETDSGFVGSEASRVSPPVHTPEHRPPSTRNPGSLGPSIPLPAPLHPPWKRKVTPLPSETTVMGTTGGTCRPPSTPSQSSSPQHWTRSPGSEAGRDRGGVGTHTDSEVEDRSCASPGDHPGTTRGPASPPASPKTPSPTPLSPDPPSLDLAHCDLLASRLERDQAIRELQDEVWRLRLRLEESLRHSHSYPKGKATPRVTLGRRQPVTSAPSSPKDTAPMGLRVGPLSHWTPGHPLPMEDPQEPPSCGDVPGTAHRDTVPGRGATSQHSTAGRATHPRVPPVPQEEDSIGAGGRCC